aaattacagaagatttcttcctcacttttagcatctgtgctttgggtaacgggtcaccacttcttgttggctcatctttcaagaccaatcaagtgactttatttctgattttgagatggccaaggaaaatgagaggtcaagatttgtctggttttttgtgcccaaattgtatgtaatcccttcaataccacatcttagtgaaagcaaaaagtTTGTCACccatatttcttaagaaaacttagtcaacacatAGGTTTTGTATGCTTGCAACAGaggggtagaaacgatagctaaacatgcgaaaactggttatacccccatgatcacaaatgattgatggatttcttatgagcataatactcactttgggttgtcatgaaggaataagtcaacgatggactttgttagcttgtaatgtggcttgaaaacgatagctaaagaataaaactttcaagaacatagcaccgaagatcgcattttctcaaaattgcccctattttgaacttaaAGATcccagactttgtttgcatttttctcatcactcaTCAGGGACTTCaacgtcgaatttttctgcattttcttgcatttacttttcttgctttgctttttgcctcttttccctttccctcaacttggtaggttttcacatggtgagtagcgtcaaccccatacccaagcaattcagaaatacagctaaaattttccgacatcagaaattttcttgtcaGGGCCGTtgtaaagaacagaagtcaggactttcagcttttgtaatggggtctggtggggtgtttagaaaagttaaggcttgaagccaaatttcaagagtggtttaagtaatctgagatcgcattgttgtgccaaccctattttagggctaaatcggAATTTGCCTCAGTTTATGCTTAATTGAGactttttcactttcattttctttcttcttttgacttttcggcattttgccattctttgaaactttcacaaaatttgccccaatttatttttgaactgaggttctcttttcttcttttgcttttgattttgtggcttttcacttttcacttcttgaaactttccttttcaactcaaacttgccccagtgtggggtttgcgattctcaggggttgccaaatgaagtattttattctgaaggctcaaaagggaaactagggatagaacgtttgattggaaaagaagagggcctgacttttattccattccttacaataactctgaaaggaaactttcattaatgggaaatttctggcatgtatctgaattaattgactgaggaagacccttgttcatccatatttgtgaaatatAGGCGGTCCGTGTGGacaaatctcttcattttcttcttttttttttcaaaattggaacccaagtggaatcaaattttcccaatttgcggttccctttccccttttctttttcctttttttcaaaattccccaatctctttccccaatgtggggtgcgatcatatgtgcacttgAAAAGAacttacaaatttttttttgctcaaatgaggatgcaagggataaatggtgtttaggttgtagaaacgatggccaaagtatcattcttacgcctcatgacaaccaagtaAACGAATTGCttattgagaatccattcccttttgaaaatcttcccaatgtagggtagtgatcattaaggctcttatttgaagcgaaattattctttcaaaggctcaaatgggagagcaaatgataaaatgtgtataggtagagaaaagaatgctcgaagtatcattccaaatttttaaaacaaacaagaataatgcacatttttgctttcacttagatgtgagttgaatataattagacacagcggacattttcaagccaaggttgccccaatttgccatttatcaatcaatgtgactgattttattttggggttaaatgaaggagaaaaggtatctcttTGGGCCTTTCGAGTGACCATTCACCTCTTTTTCTGAGCATTCTTATTGTATGGCTCGGATCACCAAGTGTACATgaggattttagaaagtatacacttgtgaaattcagGCTAGAGATTGAAAAAaacctcaatttggtcttatttttcaaaattcatcatgaactctccaatgagtaagaataaagaatgaaatgttcataaatatacacaaaacaataattgtccaaaaaattttattgctgaaaaaatttgaaacaaaatttcccgttcaattataatacaaatgagaagagagaaacttgtaaagagctccacatatatacactttttgtctccttttcttttggaacaaaatgtattaacaaatcaaatatacaaaattttcctttggaaaacaattacaacatctctcagaggctttagcgtagagcttccagataaatcatttatgttttcattgtaggatctgcccaagaatcaaataacacttgcagttttgacactttattaggTCGGAAGTGCCATccgatatagaaaaatatttcccttttattgaagtgttttttatgaatgcaggggaggggggaaaacaaaagaaaaacaccctgagttagtaagaaaaaatataaaatcggtatgcatgtcctatgggggggaccctttttgtgccaaaggtaggcctagcatgaaaatgcaatcctctagggtaggcactataccatacttgacggatctgatcaactcattgagtgaaaaataattttgaagaatttggtcaattggagagaCGAAAGACATTTGTCAAAATAAGGACAatgtccgaatggattgatcacttttgatcgatacaagaattggcaaaaacgcacgggtttgaccttgacaaacttcctatcgaagagattggaattcgttgacaaattttctcagtaaagcacgggtcaaaaaccccaactgatcaaatggctggatgcaatggatggttttctcaaaatcgactaggtttctcaatttgaaattcgacactgaaaccctgattggtcaaatgggtttgaatgaaattgaccatttatttaaaatcgaccggattaccctaaaaagggaaacgggtcaaatgaattgagtgacatttgataacttactcaaaattgaccggatcatcctaaaaaaggaacttggtcaaacgaattgaatgaaatcgagaatttattcaaagttgaccagatcgccctaaaagggtaaatttgacaaatgaatcggacgaaattgatgatttattgaaaatcgacaaaattgccctaactatttttttttaaataaaaggggaaaaccccCGATCATTTATTTATTGTAAAGGATAAAACCAAGAAGGTGGAAAAAATCCCAACCTTCAATACATGCCGGAGAACCAGGATTACTATTCCTACACAGTAAATCTGCGAATGTATGGATAACCTATTGCATCCAAATTAATCAGCGACCGAACTCTACTTGGAAGCTGCTGAAAAGATTGGAAAGTAACATATGGACTCTCCCGAGATAACGCTGCTAAGCTGTCTGCCACGGCATTCGCCTCACGATGAATATGTGTAATGGACCCCTTCACCTTGCCCAGTAACAAGCGAATTTGACCTAAGACGCTACACAACGGCCACTTACCAACAGATTGACTCTGAACCAACCTTACCAACACTAAGGAATCCACCTCTACCAAAATATCTGACAACCCTGTTCCCATACACCACTGCAGCCCAGTAAACAATGCTAAGCCCTCCGCATATACCACCTCATATTCCCCGAATTCCTTATAACAAGCACCAAGCATCTTCCCTTCAGAATCACGTATCACCCCACCACCTTTAGCCAACCCATTGATCACACTTGCATCTGTGTTAAGTTTGAACGACCCTCGAGGCGGCTTCATCCATGATATAGCCTTCAGACAGAAAGATTTAGCTGGTTTGATCCGGAAGTAACGTGCAAAATACGTATCCATATCTCCCTCCAACTGCACTCTGTTTAGCATACATGCCGCCCCCTTAGCAACCAACCACCCATTGGCGTTGAAAATAACTTTGGAATAGACAGGGTGAATATTTCCAAACCGAGCATCTTTTCTACTACGCCATAGAAATCATAACACTACTACCGGTATTACACACCGAACATGATCCAATCGGCCATTGCTAGAAGATTGAAACCACACCACTAGCAGTGAAGAAACACATGAGAATGAACGCCACGGAATTCCGCAAGCCAGAAACAAATGCTGCCAAACAGCACTTGCTAACCTGCCATGTAAAAAAATATGATTCAAAGATTCCACCGCATTACCACAGCAATCACATTTGGAAACCATGGCCATTCCTCTAGACCGGAGCTTGTCGTCCAGAGGGAGGAAATCAGACAAAACCCTCCAAGCTAAGTACGACATTTTTAATGGGAGCAACGGACACCAAACTCCACGGCAAACCAAAGACATGTTACGTCGCTGTCGAACTAGTTCCCAGGCTGACGACACAGAAAATGTACCATCAGCGGAAGGAGCCCAAATTAACTCGTCCTTAAGTTTCGGATCAACAAGTGTTTGGGAAATAATATTAACAATAGATCGAGGAAGGACCTGGAGGAGACGATCAGTATTCCACCCCGTAGAGGTATAAAACTCAGCTACCAAAAAGTGAGGAGGCGCACCAGTAACCTGTCTGCTAAGAGGTTCATTGAAAAGCCATCGATCATACCACAAATCGATGAATCCTTCACCAAGCCGCCAACGAATATTATCCTCAGTGATAGCCCAAACCAAACAGACCCTCTTCCATGTTGCCGACCCCACAGCAGCCGAAACCAAACATGGATGCTGCTCGCCAATGTACTTACGGTGCATAAATCTGGCCCAAAGAGAGCTCTTTTGACGTATTGTCCACCATAATTTCATTGCAAAAGCCCTCTCTAAATCCAATAGAGATCGAAACCCCAACCCCCCTTCTTCAACTGGAAAGCATACTTTTTCCCAAGAGAACCAATGAATTCTCCTACCATCCTTGCCATCCCACAAAAAAGCGTTAAACAGTTTGCCCAATCTAAGAAAGATGCCCTTAGGCGGTTTAGTAACCTGCAAGAGGTAAAGAGGCATTGAACTCAACACATGACGAATCAAGATGAGTTTCCCCCCAGCAGACAGAAACCGGGAACTCCAATGATGAAGCTTCGCTCTCACGGAGGCAATTACTCCATCAAATAAGACACTTTTACTACGACCAAGAGAAAGTGGAACTCCCAAATATTTGACAGGCCAAGGCTGCCCTTGAAATCCCGTAACTTGCTGAATTAATTGGATAACCTCCGAAGGGAGCTTCGACGAACACAGAAAACGACTCTTGGAGAGATTAATTTTTTGGCCAGAAAGAGTTTGATATTCCTGTAGAAAGGACGACACAGCCACTCAGTCGATGCCCGGGTGAAGATAATCACGTCATCGGCAAACGCAAGAAACGGGACCAGCCCTCCCTTAGACAAAAATCTAAACGCTGGAGTGCTAGTAAACAGCCGCTGAAGACCCCTTCCAAGAAATTCCgagacaaaaaggaaaagagtggACGATAACGGATCCCCCTGACGAACCCCTCTAGTCGACTTGAAAAAGCCGGTGAGTTCCCCATTAACCAGGACAGAAAACTAGACGTTGGATATTAACCGAAAAATCAGATCCACTACACCTTCTTTAAAACCAAATTCTCGAAGCATATATAATAAAAACCCCCAGTCCACCCTGTCGTATGCCTTCTCCATATCCAACTTCAAGATTACGTTAGGGTGACGCAGTTTCCtgtccaaatccagaattaaTTCCTGAGCTAGCAAAACATTATCTTGTATTCCCCTGCCCGGGATAAAGCCAGTCTGAAACTCTAAAATCAACCTAGGAAGGAGCTGGTTGATACGGGTGGACAAAATCTTAGAAATGATCTTTGCACTAACATTAGCTAAACTTATTGGTCGGAAATCTTTCCACTCACATGCACCTTCCCTCTTGGGAAGTAAAATGATCATCGTACTGGAAAATCCGCGGGGCATTGTGGCACCAGCAAAAAAATCCTGCACCCCGTCCATGAAGTCATCTCTTATACACTCCCAACAACTTTGATAAAAACCCCCTCCAAACCCATCAGGCCCCGCAGCACTCTGAGGGTCCATTGAGCACACCACCGTATAAACTTCATCCACCGATGGAGATTTCAGCAGCATGTCATTCTCCTCTTGTGTAAGCTTAGGCAGCTCAAGTGACGGTCTGCTCCCAGAACAAACATCGCGGTCTGCTGTGAACAAAGAGGAGAAAAAATCAGTCGCTGACAGCTTAATATCCTCGATACTATCAAACCAACTGTCCCCGGTGCCCCTAATCCATGCAATAAAATTAGAGCTGCGTTTCTGCTTAACCGTTGCATGGAAAAAAGAGGTATTCGGGTCGCCCTCTTTGATCCATTTGATCGCTGCCTTTTGTCTCCAGAATTCACATTCTAACGCTAGCTCCCGAGAATGAATTGCCCGTGCCTCATGTACTGCCGACCTAGACAACATGTCCCTATTTTGATCATGCAACAATTCCTTGGCCAATAGGTTATCCGCAGCCACTTTGACCCGTTGAGAGACATTCCCAAAAACATCCACATTCCATCCAGCTAAAACTCTCTTAACCACcttcaatttattaaaaaatttctgCATTCCAATTCCAGCAACAGGCTGAGCCCAAGCAGACCGTACTGTTTGTTGAAAAGTAGGATGACTCCGCCAAACATTAAGAAATCGAAAGGAAGACCGCCGCGTTGTCATACTTCCTCCCTTAACCAGCAACGGACAATGGTCAGACCGCCCTCTCTGAAGATGAGCAACTCGAGTCAACTCAATAGAAGACAGCCAAACAGTATTAACGACCTCTCGATCAAGCCGCTGCCACATACGCCCATTTGTCCATGTGTAGGCAGACCTATCAAACTGAACTGGAAATAGTCCACTCCGATTTAATGCAGAattaaattcttccaaatcacGAATATTCAGGGCTGAACCTCCAATCCTTTCCTCCGCAGAAGAAATAACGTTGTAATCCCCTACGGCCATCCATGGAAGCGTAACAGACGTTGAAAATTGCTCCAGAGCCTCCCATAACTGTCGCCTACCAATTCTATTACACCTCGCGTAAACAGTCgaaataaaaatggaagaaccAGAGGGGAAAGACACATGTATATGGACCACCTGATCCGCAGCTTCTACAAAAGAATATCGCGCATCTGAACTCCAGAATATCCAAATTTTGTTATGCACGAAGGACTGGACAAAATCAAAACCCAAGAACAGCTGCACACTCTCCAAATGGGAGATATTAGCTAATGGTTCCAAGAGAATCAGTAAACGAATATCGTTTGATCTACAAGTGCAACGAATATGCCGCAACGACTCC
The genomic region above belongs to Coffea arabica cultivar ET-39 chromosome 7c, Coffea Arabica ET-39 HiFi, whole genome shotgun sequence and contains:
- the LOC140010623 gene encoding uncharacterized protein, with amino-acid sequence MAAPQHGEAPLLARPVKTFASILSQSPSSSSSGIGHLITYKGEPSLVISRQDMIQIAAPYSNALVGRFAVGRPSMEIIRKFIVSLGLRGECPIGLLDSKHIHLQPSVEEDYTRLWCRKSWYIGKFHMSLSKWTIDFKPGAESSIAPVWVNFPGLPLPFFEKQFLLKLGNLLGRPLKVDEATASLKRPSVARILLEVDVLHSPRSRIWIGDDQWGFWQKIEYEEYPSYCIFCSSIGHVESTCHQKHPELRPVRRARPSASTQVRQVFQPKGGPAVDESLPVVDSGVVIVPRVQVRENSNPAADVSIAVIPSSSSNPIRGSPTQANVHAHDPVLPDSYRGGAADTQNDISVPSDTISSFGRDDILLTKSVPSMLQHERACSLSPRRHEGHARLVCYNSEGQLGVKSISLVELKNFGDRPASRITASKLCGDPVVPGAPLDDTDTQLLQNLVQGHKTRGRQTRKREDPIKFIVWNIRGAANKESLRHIRCTCRSNDIRLLILLEPLANISHLESVQLFLGFDFVQSFVHNKIWIFWSSDARYSFVEAADQVVHIHVSFPSGSSIFISTVYARCNRIGRRQLWEALEQFSTSVTLPWMAVGDYNVISSAEERIGGSALNIRDLEEFNSALNRSGLFPVQFDRSAYTWTNGRMWQRLDREVVNTVWLSSIELTRVAHLQRGRSDHCPLLVKGGSMTTRRSSFRFLNVWRSHPTFQQTVRSAWAQPVAGIGMQKFFNKLKVVKRVLAGWNVDVFGNVSQRVKVAADNLLAKELLHDQNRDMLSRSAVHEARAIHSRELALECEFWRQKAAIKWIKEGDPNTSFFHATVKQKRSSNFIAWIRGTGDSWFDSIEDIKLSATDFFSSLFTADRDVCSGSRPSLELPKLTQEENDMLLKSPSVDEVYTVVCSMDPQSAAGPDGFGGGFYQSCWECIRDDFMDGVQDFFAGATMPRGFSSTMIILLPKREGACEWKDFRPISLANVSAKIISKILSTRINQLLPRLILEFQTGFIPGRGIQDNVLLAQELILDLDRKLRHPNVILKLDMEKAYDREYQTLSGQKINLSKSRFLCSSKLPSEVIQLIQQVTGFQGQPWPVKYLGVPLSLGRSKSVLFDGVIASVRAKLHHWSSRFLSAGGKLILIRHVLSSMPLYLLQVTKPPKGIFLRLGKLFNAFLWDGKDGRRIHWFSWEKVCFPVEEGGLGFRSLLDLERAFAMKLWWTIRQKSSLWARFMHRKYIGEQHPCLVSAAVGSATWKRVCLVWAITEDNIRWRLGEGFIDLWYDRWLFNEPLSRQVTGAPPHFLVAEFYTSTGWNTDRLLQVLPRSIVNIISQTLVDPKLKDELIWAPSADGTFSVSSAWELVRQRRNMSLVCRGVWCPLLPLKMSYLAWRVLSDFLPLDDKLRSRGMAMVSKCDCCGNAVESLNHIFLHGSRKDARFGNIHPVYSKVIFNANGWLVAKGAACMLNRVQLEGDMDTYFARYFRIKPAKSFCLKAISWMKPPRGSFKLNTDASVINGLAKGGGVIRDSEGKMLGACYKEFGEYEVVYAEGLALFTGLQWCMGTGLSDILVEVDSLVLVRLVQSQSVGKWPLCSVLGQIRLLLGKVKGSITHIHREANAVADSLAALSRESPYVTFQSFQQLPSRVRSLINLDAIGYPYIRRFTV